In the genome of Syntrophomonadaceae bacterium, the window GGATCCAAGGAGGCACAGGGTTCATCCATCAGAAACACCTCTGGTTCTACAGCCAGTGCCCGGGCAATGCACAATCGTTGTTGCTGGCCTCCGGAAAGAGAAGTTCCAGGCATATCAAGCCTATCTTTTACCTCATCCCACAAGGCTGCCTTGCGCAGACAGGCCTCGACCCGGTTTTCTAAAAGAGGGCTCCGGGCCAGGCCATGAAGACGCAGACCCATGGCAACATTATCAAATACCGAAAGGTGAGGAAATGGGTTGGGTTTTTGAAAAATCATGCTCACCCGCCGCCTGAGCTCTACCAAATCAGTTTCGCCATCCAAAACATTTTCCGCTCCAATCCTGATCTTGCCTGAAACCCTGGCCCCGGAATACAGATCATGCAGGCGATTAATGCTTCGGAGCATGGTAGTCTTGCCACAACCGGATGGGCCGATCAGGGCGGTTACCTCCTTTGCAGGTGCCGACAGGAAAACATTTTTCAACACCTGATGCTTACCAAACCAGACCGACAGACCTTCAATGCTCACTTCCTGTGCCATGTGCTAAATGCCCCTCCTCCTGTTCATGATGGCGATAGACAGCTGAGAAATCACATTTAAAGCCAGTATGATAACAACCAACACCAAAGCCGCCCCCCAGGCCTGCTGCTGCCAGTCTGAAAAGGGGGAAATGCCGTAGGTATAAACCAGCACCGGCAAGGACGCAGTC includes:
- the pstB gene encoding phosphate ABC transporter ATP-binding protein; protein product: MAQEVSIEGLSVWFGKHQVLKNVFLSAPAKEVTALIGPSGCGKTTMLRSINRLHDLYSGARVSGKIRIGAENVLDGETDLVELRRRVSMIFQKPNPFPHLSVFDNVAMGLRLHGLARSPLLENRVEACLRKAALWDEVKDRLDMPGTSLSGGQQQRLCIARALAVEPEVFLMDEPCASLDPISTLRIEELIEDLSQEFTVVIVTHNMQQAARISQNVAFILLGEVIETGSASEIFSRAKDPRTEAYLTGRMG